One part of the Muntiacus reevesi chromosome 20, mMunRee1.1, whole genome shotgun sequence genome encodes these proteins:
- the LOC136151466 gene encoding superkiller complex protein 2 isoform X2 — protein sequence MDPWSLLATLGAPVPSDLQAQRHPTTGQILGYKEVLLENTNLSSTTSLSLRRPPAPISQSLWGNPTQYPFWPGGMDEPTITDLSTREEAEEEIDFEKDLLTVPPGFKKGVDFAPKDHPAPAAGLLSLSRLLEPLDLGGGDENESEAVGEPGDSRQDTVSASPGSVPLARASSLEDLVLKEASTAVAPPEPPKPPPQEQWAIPVDVTSPVGDFYRLIPQPAFQWAFEPDVFQKQAILHLERHDSVFVAAHTSAGKTVVAEYAIALAQKHMTRTIYTSPIKALSNQKFRDFRNTFGDVGLLTGDVQLHPEASCLIMTTEILRSMLYSGSDVIRDLEWVIFDEVHYINDAERGVVWEEVLIMLPDHVSIILLSATVPNALEFADWIGRLKRRQIYVISTVARPVPLEHYLFTGNSPKTQGELFLLLDSRGTFHTKGYYAAVEAKKERMSKHAQTFGAKQPTHQGGPAQDRGVYLSLLASLRTRAQLPVVVFTFSRGRCDEQASGLTSLDLTTSSEKSEIHLFLQRCLARLRGSDRQLPQVLHMSELLHRGLGVHHSGILPILKEIVEMLFSRGLVKVLFATETFAMGINMPARTVVFDSMRKHDGSTFRDLLPGEYVQMAGRAGRRGLDPTGTVILLCKGRVPEMADLHRMMMGKPSQLQSQFRLTYTMILNLLRVDALRVEDMMKRSFSEFPSRKDSKAHEQALAELTKKLEALEEPEVTGQLVDLPEYYSWGEELTETRSQIQHRIIESVNGLKSLSAGRVVVVKNQEHHNALGVILQVSSNPTSRVFTALVLCDKPVSEDPRERGPASPDVPYPDDLVGFKLFLPEGPCDHTVAKLQPGDVAAITTKVLRLNGDKILEDFSKRQQPKFKKDPPSAAVSTAVQELLRLAQAHPTGPPTLDPVNDLQLKDVSVVEGGLRARKLEELIRGAQCVHSPHFPAQYLKLRERVQIQKEMERLRFLLSDQSLLLLPEYHQRVEVLRTLGYVDEVGTVKLAGRVACAMSSHELLLTELMFDNALSALRPEEIAALLSGLVCQSPGDPGDQLPSTLKQGVERVRTVAKRIGEVQAACGLNQTVEEFVGELNFGLVEVVYEWARGMPFSELAGLSGTPEGLVVRCIQRLAEMCRSLRGAARLVGEPVLGAKMETAATLLRRDIVFAASLYTQ from the exons ATGGATCCTTGGTCTCTCCTGGCCACACTGGGGGCCCCAGTCCCCTCCGACCTACAGGCCCAAAGACACCCAACCACAGGCCAGATACTAGGCTACAAGGAG GTCCTGCTAGAAAATACAAACCTGTCATCCACAACCTCCTTGTCTCTTCGCCGGCCACCAGCACCCATCTCCCAGTCCCTGTGGGGGAATCCAACACAGTACCCTTTCTGGCCAG GTGGAATGGATGAGCCCACTATAACAGATCTGAGCACCCGAGAGGAGGCCGAGGAGGAGATAGACTTTGAGAAAG ACCTCCTTACTGTTCCACCTGGCTTCAAGAAAGGCGTGGACTTTGCACCAAAGG ATCACCCAGCTCCAGCTGCTGGGTTGCTCAGCCTTAGCCGTCTACTGGAGCCCTTGGATTTGGGTGGGGGCGATGAGAATGAGAGTGAGGCAGTGGGAGAGCCTGGCGATTCCAGACAGGACACTGTTTCAGCCTCTCCTGGCAGTGTTCCTCTAGCCCGAGCAAGCAGCTTGGAGGACCTAGTGTTGAAG gaagcgtCCACAGCTGTAGCCCCCCCAGAACCTCCCAAGCCCCCACCTCAGGAGCAGTGGGCCATTCCTGTGGATGTCACCTCCCCTGTTGGTGATTTCTACCGCCTCATtccccagccagccttccag TGGGCGTTTGAGCCAGATGTGTTTCAGAAACAGGCCATCCTGCACTTGGAGCGGCACGACTCAGTCTTTGTCGCGGCTCACACATCCGCGGGGAAGACGGTTGTGGCTGAATATGCCATCGCGCTTGCCCAGAAACACATGACGCG cacCATCTATACTTCGCCCATCAAGGCTCTGAGCAACCAGAAGTTCCGGGACTTCCGAAACACATTTGGGGATGTGGGGCTGCTCACCGGGGACGTGCAGCTGCACCCAGAAGCCTCATGCCTCATTATGACAACGGAGATCCTTCG CTCCATGCTGTACAGTGGCTCAGACGTCATCCGGGACCTGGAGTGGGTCATCTTTGATGAGGTTCACTATATCAATGATGCTGAG CGCGGGGTTGTGTGGGAGGAGGTACTCATCATGCTGcctgatcacgtgtccatcatccTCCTGAGTGCTACTGTCCCCAATGCCCTTGAGTTTGCTGACTGGATCGG GCGGCTGAAGCGTCGCCAGATCTATGTGATCAGCACCGTCGCTCGCCCAGTGCCCCTGGAGCACTATCTCTTCACCGGGAACAGCCCCAAGACCCAGGGGGAGCTCTTCCTGTTGCTGGACTCCCGTGGCACCTTCCATACAAAGGG GTACTATGCAGCTGTGGAGGCCAAGAAGGAGCGGATGAGCAAACATGCCCAGACCTTTGGGGCCAAGCAGCCCACGCATCAGGGGGGGCCTGCCCAG GACCGTGGTGTGTACCTGTCCCTCCTGGCCTCCCTCCGCACCCGTGCGCAGCTGCCCGTGGTGGTGTTCACCTTCTCCCGGGGCCGCTGTGACGAGCAGGCCTCGGGCCTCACCTCCCTGGACCTGACGACGAGTTCGGAGAAGAGTGAGATTCACCTCTTCCTGCAGCGCTGCCTCGCCCGTCTCCGCGGCTCTGACCGCCAGCTGccccag GTTCTGCACATGTCGGAGCTCCTGCACCGCGGCCTGGGTGTGCACCACAGCGGCATCCtgcccatcctcaaggagattGTGGAGATGCTCTTCAGCCGCGGCCTGGTCAAG gtcTTGTTTGCCACGGAGACTTTCGCCATGGGTATAAATATGCCGGCCCGGACAGTGGTATTTGACTCCATGCGCAAGCACGATGGCTCCACCTTCCGGGACCTACTTCCTGGGGAGTATGTGCAGATGGCGGGCCGGGCGGGCCGGAGGGGCCTGGACCCCACGGGCACAGTCATCCTGCTCTGCAAGGGCCGCGTGCCCGAGATGGCAGACCTGCACCGCATGATGATG GGGAAGCCGTCCCAGCTGCAGTCCCAGTTCCGCCTCACATACACCATGATCCTCAACCTGCTGCGGGTGGATGCTCTCAGGGTGGAGGACATGATGAAGAGGAGCTTCTCAGAGTTTCCATCCCGCAAGGACAGCAAG GCCCACGAACAGGCTCTGGCTGAACTGACCAAGAAATTGGAGGCTTTGGAAGAGCCCGAGGTGACTGGCCAGCTTGTCGACCTGCCTGAGTATTACAGCTGGGGGGAGGAACTGACTGAGACCCGGAGCCAGATCCAG CACCGCATCATAGAGTCTGTGAATGGACTGAAATCTCTCTCAGCAGGAAGGGTGGTGGTTGTGAAGAATCAGGAGCATCACAACGCACTGGGTGTGATCCTTCAG GTCTCTTCCAACCCCACCAGCAGGGTGTTCACAGCCCTGGTCTTGTGTGACAAGCCCGTGTCTGAGGACCCGCGGGAGAGGGGGCCAGCCTCCCCAGACGTGCCCTACCCAGACGACCTCGTGGGATTCAAGCTCTTCCTGCCTGAAG GGCCCTGTGACCACACTGTGGCCAAGCTCCAGCCAGGAGACGTGGCCGCCATCACCACCAAGGTGCTCCGGCTGAACGGGGACAAAATCTTGGAGGACTTCAGCAAGCGGCAGCAACCAAAATTCAA GAAGGATCCGCCCTCTGCAGCCGTGTCCACTGCTGTCCAGGAACTGCTACGACTGGCTCAGGCGCACCCCACAGGACCCCCCACCCTCGACCCTGTCAATGACCTGCAGCTCAAGGATGTGTCTGTGGTCGAGGGGGGGCTCCGGGCCCGGAAGCTGGAGGAGCTGATCCGGGGGGCTCAGTGCGTGCACAGCCCCCATTTCCCTGCCCAG TACCTGAAGCTGCGGGAGCGGGTGCAGATCCAGAAGGAGATGGAGCGGCTGCGCTTCCTGCTGTCAGACCAGTCGCTGCTGCTGCTCCCCGAGTACCACCAGCGAGtagag GTGCTCCGAACCCTGGGGTACGTGGACGAGGTGGGCACCGTGAAGCTGGCCGGGCGGGTGGCTTGCGCCATGAGCAGCCATGAGCTGCTCCTCACCGAGCTGATGTTCGACAATGCACTGAGTGCCCTGCGGCCTGAGGAGATCGCTGCCCTGCTCTCCGGCCTGGTCTGCCAGAGCCCCGGGGACCCTGGCGATCAGCTCCCCAGCACCCTCAAACAG GGGGTGGAACGGGTCCGGACTGTGGCCAAGCGGATTGGTGAGGTCCAGGCGGCCTGTGGCTTGAACCAGACCGTGGAGGAATTTGTCGGGGAGCTGAATTTTGGGCTGGTTGAGGTTGTGTATGAGTGGGCCCGGGGCATG CCCTTCTCTGAGTTGGCAGGGCTCTCAGGGACCCCTGAGGGCCTGGTGGTCCGCTGCATCCAACGCTTGGCCGAGATGTGTCGCTCACTTCGGGGGGCAGCCCGCCTGGTGGGTGAACCTGTGCTAGGTGCCAAGATGGAGACAGCAGCCACCCTGTTACGGAGGGACATTGTCTTTGCTGCCAGCCTCTACACCCAGTGA
- the STK19 gene encoding inactive serine/threonine-protein kinase 19 isoform X2, giving the protein MSRKRHRLVPETFGLKRRRELGDVEAAPLRGESGSARAAVAEIVRLFPRVLFEDALPPIALRSQVYSLVPDRTVADRQLKALQEQGEIRIVQLGFDLDAQGIMFTEDYKTRVLKACDGRPYAAAVQKFLASVLPACGDLSFQQDQMTQTFGFRDPEITQLVKAGVLTVRDAGSWWLAVPGAGRFIKYFVKGRQTVLSMVRKAKYRELLLSELLGRRAPASVRLGLAYHVHDLIGAQLVDCVSTTSGTLLRLPET; this is encoded by the exons ATGAGCCGGAAGAGGCATCGCCTGGTCCCGGAGACCTTTGGGTTGAAGAGGCGGCGGGAACTAGGGGATGTAGAGGCAGCTCCTTTGCGGGGTGAGTCAG GATCTGCGCGCGCGGCAGTCGCAGAGATAGTGCGGCTGTTCCCGCGAGTCCTGTTTGAGGATGCGCTTCCCCCCATCGCGCTGAGGAGCCAGGTGTACAGCCTCGTCCCGGACCGAACCGTGGCTGACCGGCAGCTG AAGGCACTGCAAGAACAGGGGGAGATCAGGATTGTCCAGCTAGGCTTCGACTTGGACGCCCAAGGAATCATGTTCACCGAGGACTACAAGACCAGA GTCCTCAAGGCTTGTGATGGCCGCCCATATGCTGCCGCAGTACAGAAGTTTCTGGCTTCTGTGCTTCCAGCCTGTGGTGACCTTAGCTTCCAGCAAGACCAAATGACACAGACCTTTGGCTTCAGGGACCCAGAGATCAC GCAGCTGGTCAAAGCCGGGGTTCTCACTGTCCGAGATGCTGGAAGTTGGTGGCTAGCCGTGCCTGGAGCTGGGAGGTTCatcaaatattttgttaaag GGCGCCAGACTGTCCTCAGCATGGTCCGGAAGGCCAAGTACCGGGAACTACTCCTTTCAGAGCTCCTGGGCCGGCGGGCACCTGCCTCGGTGCGACTCGGCCTTGCCTACCATGTGCACGACCTCATTGGGGCCCAGCTGGTAGACTG TGTCTCCACCACTTCTGGAACCCTCCTCCGCTTACCAGAGACCTGA
- the DXO gene encoding decapping and exoribonuclease protein, giving the protein MESRGTKREAGKIEVAEPRNKLPRPAPSLPTDPALYSGPFPFYRRPSELGCFSLDAQRQYHGDARALRYYSPPPTNGQSPNFDLRDGYPDRYQPRDEEVQERLDHLLRWLLAHRGQLEGGPGWLAGATVTWRGHLTKLLTTPYERQEGWQLAASRFQGTLYLSEVETPTARVQRLTRPPLLRELMYMGYKFEQYMCADKPGVSPDPSGEVNTNVAFCSVLRSRLGNHPLLFSGEVDCIDPQASSTQPPTCYVELKTSKEMHSPGQWKSFYRHKLLKWWAQSFLPGVPNVVAGFRNPEGFVCSLKTFPTMEMFEYVRNDRDGWNPSVCMNFCAAFLSFAQNTVVHDDPRLVYLFSWEPGGPVTVSEHRDAPHAFLPPWYVEAVTQDLPSPPKTPSPKD; this is encoded by the exons ATGGAGTCCAGAGGGACCAAGAGAGAAGCTGGAAAGATAGAGGTCGCTGAGCCTCGGAACAAGCTCCCCCGCCCAGCACCCTCCCTGCCCACAGACCCCGCTCTCTACTCTGGGCCCTTTCCTTTCTACCGGCGCCCTTCCGAATTGGGCTGCTTCTCCCTGGATGCACAGCGCCAGTACCATGGAGATGCTCGCGCTTTGCGGTACTACAGCCCACCTCCCACCAATGGTCAAAGCCCCAACTTTGACCTCAGAGACGGATACCCTGATCGATACCAGCCCCGGGACGAAGAGGTCCAGGAGAGGTTGGACCACCTGCTACGCTGGCTCCTGGCGCACCGAGGCCAGCTAGAGGG AGGtccaggctggctggcaggggcCACAGTGACATGGCGGGGGCACCTGACAAAACTGCTGACGACACCATATGAGCGGCAGGAAGGCTGGCAGCTGGCAGCCTCCCGGTTCCAGGGGACGCTCTACTTGAGTGAGGTAGAGACGCCAACTGCTCGGGTTCAGAGGCTTACTCGGCCACCACTTCTCCGGGAGCTTATGTACATGGGGTACAAATTTGAGCAGTACATGTGTGCAG ATAAACCCGGAGTCTCCCCAGATCCCTCTGGGGAGGTTAACACCAACGTGGCCTTCTGCTCTGTGCTACGCAGCCGCCTGGGAaaccaccctcttctcttctccggGGAGGTGGACTGCATAGACCCCCAGGCCTCATCCACACAGCCCCCCACCTGCTATGTGGAGCTCAAGACCTCCAAGGAGATGCACAGCCCTGGCCAATGGAAGAGCTTCTACAG ACACAAGCTCCTGAAATGGTGGGCCCAGTCGTTCCTGCCAGGCGTCCCAAATGTTGTTGCTGGCTTCCGTAACCCGGAGGGTTTTGTCTGTTCCCTGAAGACCTTTCCTACCATGGAGATGTTTGAATACGTCAGG AATGACCGTGACGGCTGGAATCCCTCCGTGTGCATGAACTTCTGTGCCGCTTTCCTTAGTTTTGCCCAGAACACAGTGGTTCATGATGACCCCAG GCTTGTCTACCTCTTCTCCTGGGAGCCCGGTGGCCCTGTCACAGTGTCTGAACACCGAGATGCACCCCACGCCTTCCTGCCTCCATGGTACGTGGAAGCTGTGACCCAGGACCTCCCGTCACCCCCCAAGACACCCTCCCCCAAGGACTGA
- the STK19 gene encoding inactive serine/threonine-protein kinase 19 isoform X3, with protein MSRKRHRLVPETFGLKRRRELGDVEAAPLRGSARAAVAEIVRLFPRVLFEDALPPIALRSQVYSLVPDRTVADRQLKALQEQGEIRIVQLGFDLDAQGIMFTEDYKTRVLKACDGRPYAAAVQKFLASVLPACGDLSFQQDQMTQTFGFRDPEITQLVKAGVLTVRDAGSWWLAVPGAGRFIKYFVKGRQTVLSMVRKAKYRELLLSELLGRRAPASVRLGLAYHVHDLIGAQLVDCVSTTSGTLLRLPET; from the exons ATGAGCCGGAAGAGGCATCGCCTGGTCCCGGAGACCTTTGGGTTGAAGAGGCGGCGGGAACTAGGGGATGTAGAGGCAGCTCCTTTGCGGG GATCTGCGCGCGCGGCAGTCGCAGAGATAGTGCGGCTGTTCCCGCGAGTCCTGTTTGAGGATGCGCTTCCCCCCATCGCGCTGAGGAGCCAGGTGTACAGCCTCGTCCCGGACCGAACCGTGGCTGACCGGCAGCTG AAGGCACTGCAAGAACAGGGGGAGATCAGGATTGTCCAGCTAGGCTTCGACTTGGACGCCCAAGGAATCATGTTCACCGAGGACTACAAGACCAGA GTCCTCAAGGCTTGTGATGGCCGCCCATATGCTGCCGCAGTACAGAAGTTTCTGGCTTCTGTGCTTCCAGCCTGTGGTGACCTTAGCTTCCAGCAAGACCAAATGACACAGACCTTTGGCTTCAGGGACCCAGAGATCAC GCAGCTGGTCAAAGCCGGGGTTCTCACTGTCCGAGATGCTGGAAGTTGGTGGCTAGCCGTGCCTGGAGCTGGGAGGTTCatcaaatattttgttaaag GGCGCCAGACTGTCCTCAGCATGGTCCGGAAGGCCAAGTACCGGGAACTACTCCTTTCAGAGCTCCTGGGCCGGCGGGCACCTGCCTCGGTGCGACTCGGCCTTGCCTACCATGTGCACGACCTCATTGGGGCCCAGCTGGTAGACTG TGTCTCCACCACTTCTGGAACCCTCCTCCGCTTACCAGAGACCTGA
- the STK19 gene encoding inactive serine/threonine-protein kinase 19 isoform X1 has product MSRKRHRLVPETFGLKRRRELGDVEAAPLRGESAHVAVTRSLRPGSARAAVAEIVRLFPRVLFEDALPPIALRSQVYSLVPDRTVADRQLKALQEQGEIRIVQLGFDLDAQGIMFTEDYKTRVLKACDGRPYAAAVQKFLASVLPACGDLSFQQDQMTQTFGFRDPEITQLVKAGVLTVRDAGSWWLAVPGAGRFIKYFVKGRQTVLSMVRKAKYRELLLSELLGRRAPASVRLGLAYHVHDLIGAQLVDCVSTTSGTLLRLPET; this is encoded by the exons ATGAGCCGGAAGAGGCATCGCCTGGTCCCGGAGACCTTTGGGTTGAAGAGGCGGCGGGAACTAGGGGATGTAGAGGCAGCTCCTTTGCGGGGTGAGTCAG CTCACGTCGCAGTGACTCGGTCTCTTCGCCCAGGATCTGCGCGCGCGGCAGTCGCAGAGATAGTGCGGCTGTTCCCGCGAGTCCTGTTTGAGGATGCGCTTCCCCCCATCGCGCTGAGGAGCCAGGTGTACAGCCTCGTCCCGGACCGAACCGTGGCTGACCGGCAGCTG AAGGCACTGCAAGAACAGGGGGAGATCAGGATTGTCCAGCTAGGCTTCGACTTGGACGCCCAAGGAATCATGTTCACCGAGGACTACAAGACCAGA GTCCTCAAGGCTTGTGATGGCCGCCCATATGCTGCCGCAGTACAGAAGTTTCTGGCTTCTGTGCTTCCAGCCTGTGGTGACCTTAGCTTCCAGCAAGACCAAATGACACAGACCTTTGGCTTCAGGGACCCAGAGATCAC GCAGCTGGTCAAAGCCGGGGTTCTCACTGTCCGAGATGCTGGAAGTTGGTGGCTAGCCGTGCCTGGAGCTGGGAGGTTCatcaaatattttgttaaag GGCGCCAGACTGTCCTCAGCATGGTCCGGAAGGCCAAGTACCGGGAACTACTCCTTTCAGAGCTCCTGGGCCGGCGGGCACCTGCCTCGGTGCGACTCGGCCTTGCCTACCATGTGCACGACCTCATTGGGGCCCAGCTGGTAGACTG TGTCTCCACCACTTCTGGAACCCTCCTCCGCTTACCAGAGACCTGA
- the LOC136151466 gene encoding superkiller complex protein 2 isoform X1 has product MMETERLVLPPPDPLDLPLRAVELGCTGRWELLNVPGAPESTLPHGLPPCAPDLQQEAERLFLSSPAWLPLHGVEHSARKWQRKMDPWSLLATLGAPVPSDLQAQRHPTTGQILGYKEVLLENTNLSSTTSLSLRRPPAPISQSLWGNPTQYPFWPGGMDEPTITDLSTREEAEEEIDFEKDLLTVPPGFKKGVDFAPKDHPAPAAGLLSLSRLLEPLDLGGGDENESEAVGEPGDSRQDTVSASPGSVPLARASSLEDLVLKEASTAVAPPEPPKPPPQEQWAIPVDVTSPVGDFYRLIPQPAFQWAFEPDVFQKQAILHLERHDSVFVAAHTSAGKTVVAEYAIALAQKHMTRTIYTSPIKALSNQKFRDFRNTFGDVGLLTGDVQLHPEASCLIMTTEILRSMLYSGSDVIRDLEWVIFDEVHYINDAERGVVWEEVLIMLPDHVSIILLSATVPNALEFADWIGRLKRRQIYVISTVARPVPLEHYLFTGNSPKTQGELFLLLDSRGTFHTKGYYAAVEAKKERMSKHAQTFGAKQPTHQGGPAQDRGVYLSLLASLRTRAQLPVVVFTFSRGRCDEQASGLTSLDLTTSSEKSEIHLFLQRCLARLRGSDRQLPQVLHMSELLHRGLGVHHSGILPILKEIVEMLFSRGLVKVLFATETFAMGINMPARTVVFDSMRKHDGSTFRDLLPGEYVQMAGRAGRRGLDPTGTVILLCKGRVPEMADLHRMMMGKPSQLQSQFRLTYTMILNLLRVDALRVEDMMKRSFSEFPSRKDSKAHEQALAELTKKLEALEEPEVTGQLVDLPEYYSWGEELTETRSQIQHRIIESVNGLKSLSAGRVVVVKNQEHHNALGVILQVSSNPTSRVFTALVLCDKPVSEDPRERGPASPDVPYPDDLVGFKLFLPEGPCDHTVAKLQPGDVAAITTKVLRLNGDKILEDFSKRQQPKFKKDPPSAAVSTAVQELLRLAQAHPTGPPTLDPVNDLQLKDVSVVEGGLRARKLEELIRGAQCVHSPHFPAQYLKLRERVQIQKEMERLRFLLSDQSLLLLPEYHQRVEVLRTLGYVDEVGTVKLAGRVACAMSSHELLLTELMFDNALSALRPEEIAALLSGLVCQSPGDPGDQLPSTLKQGVERVRTVAKRIGEVQAACGLNQTVEEFVGELNFGLVEVVYEWARGMPFSELAGLSGTPEGLVVRCIQRLAEMCRSLRGAARLVGEPVLGAKMETAATLLRRDIVFAASLYTQ; this is encoded by the exons ATGATGGAGACGGAGCGACTCg TGCTACCTCCCCCAGATCCCCTAGACCTGCCCCTTCGGGCCGTAGAGCTGGGATGCACGGGGCGCTGGGAGCTGCTGAATGTGCCTGGGGCTCCAGAGAGCACC CTTCCCCACGGCCTCCCTCCCTGTGCCCCAGATCTGCAGCAGGAAGCAGAGCGGTTGTTTCTGTCATCTCCAGCCTGGCTGCCTCTGCATGGTGTGGAGCACTCAGCCCG GAAATGGCAGAGGAAGATGGATCCTTGGTCTCTCCTGGCCACACTGGGGGCCCCAGTCCCCTCCGACCTACAGGCCCAAAGACACCCAACCACAGGCCAGATACTAGGCTACAAGGAG GTCCTGCTAGAAAATACAAACCTGTCATCCACAACCTCCTTGTCTCTTCGCCGGCCACCAGCACCCATCTCCCAGTCCCTGTGGGGGAATCCAACACAGTACCCTTTCTGGCCAG GTGGAATGGATGAGCCCACTATAACAGATCTGAGCACCCGAGAGGAGGCCGAGGAGGAGATAGACTTTGAGAAAG ACCTCCTTACTGTTCCACCTGGCTTCAAGAAAGGCGTGGACTTTGCACCAAAGG ATCACCCAGCTCCAGCTGCTGGGTTGCTCAGCCTTAGCCGTCTACTGGAGCCCTTGGATTTGGGTGGGGGCGATGAGAATGAGAGTGAGGCAGTGGGAGAGCCTGGCGATTCCAGACAGGACACTGTTTCAGCCTCTCCTGGCAGTGTTCCTCTAGCCCGAGCAAGCAGCTTGGAGGACCTAGTGTTGAAG gaagcgtCCACAGCTGTAGCCCCCCCAGAACCTCCCAAGCCCCCACCTCAGGAGCAGTGGGCCATTCCTGTGGATGTCACCTCCCCTGTTGGTGATTTCTACCGCCTCATtccccagccagccttccag TGGGCGTTTGAGCCAGATGTGTTTCAGAAACAGGCCATCCTGCACTTGGAGCGGCACGACTCAGTCTTTGTCGCGGCTCACACATCCGCGGGGAAGACGGTTGTGGCTGAATATGCCATCGCGCTTGCCCAGAAACACATGACGCG cacCATCTATACTTCGCCCATCAAGGCTCTGAGCAACCAGAAGTTCCGGGACTTCCGAAACACATTTGGGGATGTGGGGCTGCTCACCGGGGACGTGCAGCTGCACCCAGAAGCCTCATGCCTCATTATGACAACGGAGATCCTTCG CTCCATGCTGTACAGTGGCTCAGACGTCATCCGGGACCTGGAGTGGGTCATCTTTGATGAGGTTCACTATATCAATGATGCTGAG CGCGGGGTTGTGTGGGAGGAGGTACTCATCATGCTGcctgatcacgtgtccatcatccTCCTGAGTGCTACTGTCCCCAATGCCCTTGAGTTTGCTGACTGGATCGG GCGGCTGAAGCGTCGCCAGATCTATGTGATCAGCACCGTCGCTCGCCCAGTGCCCCTGGAGCACTATCTCTTCACCGGGAACAGCCCCAAGACCCAGGGGGAGCTCTTCCTGTTGCTGGACTCCCGTGGCACCTTCCATACAAAGGG GTACTATGCAGCTGTGGAGGCCAAGAAGGAGCGGATGAGCAAACATGCCCAGACCTTTGGGGCCAAGCAGCCCACGCATCAGGGGGGGCCTGCCCAG GACCGTGGTGTGTACCTGTCCCTCCTGGCCTCCCTCCGCACCCGTGCGCAGCTGCCCGTGGTGGTGTTCACCTTCTCCCGGGGCCGCTGTGACGAGCAGGCCTCGGGCCTCACCTCCCTGGACCTGACGACGAGTTCGGAGAAGAGTGAGATTCACCTCTTCCTGCAGCGCTGCCTCGCCCGTCTCCGCGGCTCTGACCGCCAGCTGccccag GTTCTGCACATGTCGGAGCTCCTGCACCGCGGCCTGGGTGTGCACCACAGCGGCATCCtgcccatcctcaaggagattGTGGAGATGCTCTTCAGCCGCGGCCTGGTCAAG gtcTTGTTTGCCACGGAGACTTTCGCCATGGGTATAAATATGCCGGCCCGGACAGTGGTATTTGACTCCATGCGCAAGCACGATGGCTCCACCTTCCGGGACCTACTTCCTGGGGAGTATGTGCAGATGGCGGGCCGGGCGGGCCGGAGGGGCCTGGACCCCACGGGCACAGTCATCCTGCTCTGCAAGGGCCGCGTGCCCGAGATGGCAGACCTGCACCGCATGATGATG GGGAAGCCGTCCCAGCTGCAGTCCCAGTTCCGCCTCACATACACCATGATCCTCAACCTGCTGCGGGTGGATGCTCTCAGGGTGGAGGACATGATGAAGAGGAGCTTCTCAGAGTTTCCATCCCGCAAGGACAGCAAG GCCCACGAACAGGCTCTGGCTGAACTGACCAAGAAATTGGAGGCTTTGGAAGAGCCCGAGGTGACTGGCCAGCTTGTCGACCTGCCTGAGTATTACAGCTGGGGGGAGGAACTGACTGAGACCCGGAGCCAGATCCAG CACCGCATCATAGAGTCTGTGAATGGACTGAAATCTCTCTCAGCAGGAAGGGTGGTGGTTGTGAAGAATCAGGAGCATCACAACGCACTGGGTGTGATCCTTCAG GTCTCTTCCAACCCCACCAGCAGGGTGTTCACAGCCCTGGTCTTGTGTGACAAGCCCGTGTCTGAGGACCCGCGGGAGAGGGGGCCAGCCTCCCCAGACGTGCCCTACCCAGACGACCTCGTGGGATTCAAGCTCTTCCTGCCTGAAG GGCCCTGTGACCACACTGTGGCCAAGCTCCAGCCAGGAGACGTGGCCGCCATCACCACCAAGGTGCTCCGGCTGAACGGGGACAAAATCTTGGAGGACTTCAGCAAGCGGCAGCAACCAAAATTCAA GAAGGATCCGCCCTCTGCAGCCGTGTCCACTGCTGTCCAGGAACTGCTACGACTGGCTCAGGCGCACCCCACAGGACCCCCCACCCTCGACCCTGTCAATGACCTGCAGCTCAAGGATGTGTCTGTGGTCGAGGGGGGGCTCCGGGCCCGGAAGCTGGAGGAGCTGATCCGGGGGGCTCAGTGCGTGCACAGCCCCCATTTCCCTGCCCAG TACCTGAAGCTGCGGGAGCGGGTGCAGATCCAGAAGGAGATGGAGCGGCTGCGCTTCCTGCTGTCAGACCAGTCGCTGCTGCTGCTCCCCGAGTACCACCAGCGAGtagag GTGCTCCGAACCCTGGGGTACGTGGACGAGGTGGGCACCGTGAAGCTGGCCGGGCGGGTGGCTTGCGCCATGAGCAGCCATGAGCTGCTCCTCACCGAGCTGATGTTCGACAATGCACTGAGTGCCCTGCGGCCTGAGGAGATCGCTGCCCTGCTCTCCGGCCTGGTCTGCCAGAGCCCCGGGGACCCTGGCGATCAGCTCCCCAGCACCCTCAAACAG GGGGTGGAACGGGTCCGGACTGTGGCCAAGCGGATTGGTGAGGTCCAGGCGGCCTGTGGCTTGAACCAGACCGTGGAGGAATTTGTCGGGGAGCTGAATTTTGGGCTGGTTGAGGTTGTGTATGAGTGGGCCCGGGGCATG CCCTTCTCTGAGTTGGCAGGGCTCTCAGGGACCCCTGAGGGCCTGGTGGTCCGCTGCATCCAACGCTTGGCCGAGATGTGTCGCTCACTTCGGGGGGCAGCCCGCCTGGTGGGTGAACCTGTGCTAGGTGCCAAGATGGAGACAGCAGCCACCCTGTTACGGAGGGACATTGTCTTTGCTGCCAGCCTCTACACCCAGTGA